From [Clostridium] symbiosum, a single genomic window includes:
- a CDS encoding M14 family metallopeptidase, producing the protein MIKTVASLELPVSETLLIRKNVITPEQGTDVGKRFCVVTGTHGDELEGQYVCYELNRRIREQIHHLKGTVEIYPALNPLGLDTITRAFPVFDVDMNRIFPGTDNGSVAELVAGMIVKDLAGADMCIDVHASNIYIREIPQVRLNESTSDSLLDYARRLNTEFVWVHHASTVLESTLAHTLNMIGVPTLVVEMGVGMRITEKFCFQLVDGIFCLLKDLGIWDGPVIEPKEPIVSLGGEVGFVNAGKSGLFVSKVVHRNDIKKGELIGEIVNPLEGTVEERLYAPCDGLIFTLRAYPMVEEGSLIARILGGVVG; encoded by the coding sequence ATGATTAAAACAGTAGCTTCTTTAGAGCTTCCGGTCAGTGAAACACTTCTGATAAGAAAAAATGTAATCACGCCGGAACAGGGTACGGACGTAGGAAAACGGTTTTGCGTTGTGACGGGGACCCACGGCGATGAGCTGGAGGGGCAGTATGTCTGTTACGAGCTGAACAGAAGAATCAGGGAGCAGATTCACCACCTGAAAGGGACGGTAGAGATTTACCCGGCTCTTAACCCATTGGGGCTGGATACGATCACCAGGGCATTTCCCGTATTTGACGTGGATATGAACCGGATTTTTCCGGGGACCGACAATGGTTCGGTGGCGGAACTGGTGGCCGGCATGATAGTGAAGGACTTAGCCGGAGCGGATATGTGTATCGATGTCCACGCCAGCAATATCTATATCAGGGAGATTCCACAGGTGCGCCTCAATGAGAGCACTTCCGACAGCCTGCTTGATTATGCCAGACGTCTGAACACGGAGTTTGTATGGGTCCATCACGCGTCCACCGTGCTTGAATCAACCCTTGCCCATACTTTAAATATGATTGGCGTTCCCACCCTTGTCGTAGAGATGGGAGTCGGCATGAGAATTACGGAGAAGTTCTGTTTCCAGCTGGTAGACGGGATCTTCTGTCTGCTGAAAGACCTCGGCATCTGGGACGGCCCGGTGATCGAGCCGAAAGAGCCGATAGTTTCGCTTGGCGGCGAAGTGGGCTTTGTCAATGCCGGCAAATCGGGGCTTTTTGTCTCAAAGGTGGTGCACAGGAACGACATCAAAAAAGGAGAGCTGATCGGCGAGATTGTCAATCCGCTGGAAGGAACCGTGGAGGAGCGGCTGTACGCCCCCTGTGACGGGCTGATTTTCACGCTGAGAGCCTATCCGATGGTGGAGGAAGGTTCTTTAATTGCCCGGATTCTGGGAGGTGTCGTCGGATGA
- a CDS encoding M14 family metallopeptidase produces the protein MKHELIYSMKNIHRDDFNIYGYRFGKNGGKAACIVGSLRGDEVQPLYICSLLVKMLKEIETHGGIVGDNEILVIPSVNHPAMNVGKHFWSTDNSDINRLFPGDENGETTKRLAAGIFGKVKDYGYGIQFGSLYMTGDYAPHVRMMETGYHNPGLANLFGLPYVVMRKPTPYDTATLNYNWQMNGTNAFTVFSASTETIDEPSAKQAASSVLRFLTRMGIIRYNSHSGYIASVIREEDLTSVKTDRAGFFCREAEPGSEVLRGDRMATIIEPGSGEVISQILAPTDGIVFFAHSQPLVMERAIVFKIIRRLHA, from the coding sequence ATGAAACACGAACTGATTTACTCGATGAAGAACATCCACAGGGATGATTTTAATATTTACGGCTACCGTTTCGGCAAAAACGGCGGCAAGGCGGCCTGCATTGTGGGTTCGCTCCGGGGCGACGAGGTGCAGCCACTCTATATCTGTTCGCTCCTGGTTAAGATGCTGAAGGAGATAGAGACGCACGGCGGTATTGTGGGGGATAATGAGATCCTCGTAATCCCCTCGGTCAACCATCCGGCGATGAATGTGGGCAAACACTTCTGGTCCACGGACAATTCCGACATCAACCGCCTTTTCCCGGGAGATGAGAATGGCGAGACGACGAAGAGGCTGGCCGCCGGTATTTTCGGCAAGGTAAAAGATTACGGCTATGGAATACAGTTTGGAAGTCTCTATATGACGGGAGACTATGCGCCCCACGTCCGCATGATGGAAACGGGATACCACAATCCGGGCCTGGCCAATCTCTTCGGCCTGCCCTATGTGGTGATGCGCAAGCCGACGCCATATGATACAGCCACACTAAACTACAACTGGCAGATGAACGGGACGAATGCATTTACCGTTTTTTCCGCATCCACGGAGACGATTGACGAACCGTCCGCGAAGCAGGCGGCCTCCAGTGTCCTGCGCTTTCTGACGAGGATGGGAATTATCCGCTATAACAGCCACAGCGGTTATATAGCGAGTGTGATCCGCGAGGAGGATCTGACCAGTGTAAAAACAGACCGCGCCGGTTTTTTCTGCCGGGAAGCGGAGCCGGGGAGCGAGGTTCTGCGGGGAGATCGGATGGCAACGATCATTGAACCAGGAAGCGGAGAGGTGATAAGCCAGATTCTGGCCCCCACGGATGGAATTGTATTTTTTGCCCACTCCCAGCCCCTTGTAATGGAGAGGGCGATTGTTTTTAAGATTATCAGACGCCTCCATGCCTGA
- a CDS encoding sigma-70 domain-containing protein, with the protein MASDSLKDFLDAGESDGGREFTTGDDFYQLYLEELKMVPPCTPEEEERLLDEILAGSQAAVKRLVEGKLGQAVKIAEEYKDRGLTMNDLVQEANIALLLTAQEYSGGDFNGQAEERIRRMIEDAMELQSSEYRVEEEMLARVNVLKDISASMAEELGREATVEELAERMKMTEEEIRDIMKLTLDAMSVSGE; encoded by the coding sequence ATGGCAAGTGACAGCTTAAAAGATTTTTTAGATGCCGGGGAATCCGACGGCGGGAGAGAATTTACGACGGGGGATGATTTTTACCAGCTTTATCTGGAAGAACTGAAGATGGTTCCTCCCTGCACGCCGGAGGAGGAAGAACGTCTGCTGGATGAAATCCTGGCAGGCAGCCAGGCGGCGGTGAAACGTCTGGTGGAAGGAAAACTGGGACAGGCGGTTAAAATTGCCGAGGAGTACAAAGACAGGGGCCTCACGATGAATGATCTCGTTCAGGAAGCCAACATTGCCCTTCTGCTCACCGCCCAGGAATACAGCGGCGGAGATTTCAACGGGCAGGCGGAGGAACGCATCCGAAGGATGATAGAGGATGCCATGGAACTTCAGAGTTCGGAATACAGGGTCGAGGAAGAAATGCTGGCCCGGGTCAACGTCCTCAAGGACATTTCCGCCAGCATGGCGGAGGAACTGGGCCGGGAGGCCACGGTGGAAGAACTGGCCGAACGGATGAAGATGACGGAGGAAGAGATCCGGGATATCATGAAACTGACTCTCGATGCAATGAGCGTCAGCGGAGAGTAG
- a CDS encoding histidine phosphatase family protein: MKFYLLRHGQTRWNIEGKIQGKTDIPLNETGMEQAECLAGAMADCRARALFSSPLLRARQTAGIVAGKMGLEVTVLPELKEVDFGLWEGRTWKDIEENYPVDYKNWEKNPARAAPTGGELRQSCMNRSRSAVEQMLGTVNVLGGGDVCVVAHGGILVYLIDYLLRNQEEKREIIVKNASISIVEYDEKLGLGKLLELNRTSHLPAVCNRKTNKYC; the protein is encoded by the coding sequence ATGAAATTTTACTTACTGCGTCATGGACAGACAAGATGGAATATTGAAGGAAAAATACAGGGCAAGACGGACATCCCGTTAAACGAGACAGGGATGGAGCAGGCGGAATGTCTCGCAGGGGCCATGGCAGACTGCCGGGCGCGGGCGCTCTTTTCAAGCCCGCTTCTCAGGGCAAGGCAGACAGCTGGTATCGTGGCGGGGAAGATGGGACTTGAGGTCACGGTTCTGCCGGAGCTGAAGGAAGTGGATTTCGGCCTGTGGGAGGGCAGAACCTGGAAGGATATCGAAGAAAACTATCCCGTGGACTACAAAAACTGGGAGAAAAACCCGGCCAGGGCGGCGCCCACGGGAGGAGAACTCCGGCAGTCCTGTATGAACCGCAGCCGGAGCGCCGTGGAACAGATGCTTGGGACTGTGAATGTCCTGGGCGGAGGAGACGTATGCGTTGTCGCCCATGGAGGCATCCTGGTCTATCTCATCGACTACCTTCTGAGAAACCAGGAGGAGAAGCGGGAGATTATCGTCAAGAATGCAAGTATTTCCATTGTGGAATATGATGAAAAATTGGGACTTGGAAAGCTTCTGGAACTCAACCGCACGTCCCATTTGCCGGCCGTCTGTAACCGGAAAACAAATAAGTACTGTTAA